The genomic DNA GGGGCTACGCCCCGCCGGACCCCCCTACACACCGACGTCCGGGACCCCCTGGCCCCGCGCCGTTCGGGTGGCTCACTCGCTGGCGCTCGTTCGTCCGTGACAGGGGCATGCGCGTGAATGCACGAAGGGTAGCACAATTTCCCGGTTTTTCATGGGGGAAACGGCTCATACGCGGATGACGCCGATGCCCATACCGGCCCCAGGCCGCGGGTCGGCGACATATTCGTGCGCGCGATGCCGGACCTTGATCGTGTCCCAGAACTCCGGCGATCCGAACTGCGGCCAGCGCTGACTCGCGCGCACGTCGTGGAACGCAATGACGCCGCCCGATCGCACCAGCGGACCGTACATCTCGAAATCCGCCTTCGTCCCCGCCAGGGAATGGTCGCCATCGACCCACAGCAGATCCACCGCGGCGCCGCCGAGCGCCGCGTGCAGGCGCGCCAGTGTCTCGCCGGCGTGCGAATCGCCGCGGATGGCAGTCAGTCTCTGTGCCGGCTTCAGCCGCGCGCGGACCCGCCCCAGATCCTCGTCGCGGGTGCCCCACCCGTTCCGGTCGTCGGTCGGCATGTCGATGCTGACGATGTGCGCCGAGGCGGACGCGACCGCCGCCCAGCAGACGAGCGTGCCGCCGTGGTGCGTTCCGATCTCCACGACGACGCGCGGCGCCAGACGCCGCACCTCGCCAACCAGTGACTGCAGCTCCCACGTCCGCTGAATCGCGCCGAACTCACGGATGGCGCGGCGGGCCAGCCACAACGGCGCCGGACCGTCGCGCAGCGCCGTCCGCATCACGTGACCGATCTGGCGGGCCAGCACGATTACTTGATGGTCACTGTCGCGGCGCCTGCTTTCGACGCGACCGCGTTGAACGCATCCACATCGGCCTTGAGCGCCCCTGTGGCCCGCTCCATCAGATCATCGAACTGCGGCCGCAGATCAGTCGAACGCTCCTTCACCGACTTGTTCAATCGCCGCTCGAGCTGCACGACGTTCTGATAGAGCGCAATCATCTGGTTGTCGAGACGGCCGGGGAAATTGAGCGCGTCCTGCCCCGCCTCCCCCTGCACCTGCGTGAGATCGCCTTCCACCGCGACCAGCTTCTCGTTCAACTGTTTGGCCGCGGCCGCCACGTCGGCGTGGCCCGATGTCTGCCCGGCAATCTGCGCCGCCTGTGTCTTGGCGTCGCGCAGCCTGGCGAGCGTGTCGTACATCGTCTTGATCTGCCCGCCCAGTTCCATCGCCATCTTCAGTTGCTCGGCCCCCTCGGCGTCGGTCATCTGCGGCAG from Vicinamibacterales bacterium includes the following:
- a CDS encoding class I SAM-dependent methyltransferase; this translates as MLARQIGHVMRTALRDGPAPLWLARRAIREFGAIQRTWELQSLVGEVRRLAPRVVVEIGTHHGGTLVCWAAVASASAHIVSIDMPTDDRNGWGTRDEDLGRVRARLKPAQRLTAIRGDSHAGETLARLHAALGGAAVDLLWVDGDHSLAGTKADFEMYGPLVRSGGVIAFHDVRASQRWPQFGSPEFWDTIKVRHRAHEYVADPRPGAGMGIGVIRV